The Anastrepha obliqua isolate idAnaObli1 chromosome 5, idAnaObli1_1.0, whole genome shotgun sequence DNA window ccatacatacatacatagaaagaGTGCTTGTTCGCTTTTAGTACTTGGTAttactcatttttatttactagtagctaagaaaaaaagtgcaattgtttacaaaattaCTGCGTTGTATAcatgcaaaaatgcaaaaatgcgtGCGGCTAAATTATTGCAgtgtttcgaaattttattcGGAGGgatatatgcacgtatgtaatGTATATTTAAGCATAGTTATGGCAGATCaagataaatttaaataaaaataaattatacttttttatttttataacattcaCCATTGTCAATTGTTTTACACATGTTtaatatgcatgtattttaaactaaaaaaatcatattttttagatggaatactaattatacttttttcattGTAAAGAACATATCGTATTACAGTGTAGTTTTTTGTATAAAgaacatttgaaaataaatataatataatattatctttTTCTCAATGAATTTAAGATTTCAGGAAAATACAATAGATCTGTAATctgctcgtgaggcacccaggcccccaatttttcggtaaatcccattgaatgatactgattgagaatcgttttatgatcgctgttaattttttccgccaattcacgactggtttaaCTACTGTTCTCCtgtaaaagtgatttgagacgttcttcagcGAATTTAGAAGGTCTTACGCTGCGGGATGTGTCATCGTTGTCAAACTGGCTATTTTTGacctttgcaaaccatttccgtgctgtggACGCGCCATTGAcaacttctccatacacgtcgcaaatgacccgggctgcttcggcagctttttgatctTGATGAAAAACTAAGAAGAACAGGtgtcaaaaatgttgatttttgcttccTGGGTATTctatttctaataaaaactaataaaaaaattaaataacgcaTAAATActattaacatagttttgtagagcagaaagagttgtatcgaatgaatacttactctttgccaaacaacaaacaaatcattgtaaaataaaataatatgtaaaaacgctatgaaccaTTCCCCAacccttgttttttttttcaataaattttaagatatatgtatgtagatctgAATTTTATATtcgaatttaagtttttttacgtattaaaaataatacattttttttatatttacgtaTTAAAAATAACTTATACTTgccctagtagccagtgtgctaattaagttagggttatattgtatatatcttctacaaataataataataataatttataactaATACGATTACATTGATGCtttctttcgattttttctgaaataagctacagagaacgttaaatacattaacgttctctgtaagCTATCTCGTTTCCGAACACTTTCAACGcgtttgttttgattttgtcaTTCTCGACCGGatcattattttgtttacatatttggcggtaaaaTTGCGTCGATCAGCTGCATTCTGCATTCCAATAGTAaaagtgtatttatttaaattacaatgGAGCCCAgtgttattgaatttattggcGAGAAGTCAACCATAGGTATTGTGCCCAACTTTTCATTTGATCCTTTGCATTTGATATCGGGTAGCGTGGGACCATTCCGTGCTGGTCTCCCGGTGCACGTGCCACTCTGGCTCGGCATACATCTacgcaaacaacaaaaatgccgTATTGTGCCACCTGAATGGATGGATATGGAGCTGTTGGAGGAAATCAAGGAAGCGGAAAAGAAATCAAAGTGAGTGAAAATTAGTTACTTAATAATCAAATGCTACACtcacatatttgttttattaggtTCTTCACAAAGATGCCGAGTGAACATTATATGGTGGAGGCACAGCTGATTATGAGTACAGCACCCGACGATGTGCCACGATGTGAAGAGCTGCGAACGATTATCAAAGATATATTTGATATACGTGAATCTAAATTACGCACTTCCATTGACGCATTCATCAAAGGCGAAGGCACATATGCCAAGTTGGATAACTTAACACTGTTGGAAATACATACCGTACGTCCAATTCTGCCGCATTCATTGGATCATATTGCGCGTTACCAACGAACAGCAATGGCAACTCAACGCGATACGTCCTCACTAGGATTGAGTAATTCGATGAACACAAGTAATTTtatgcaataaattaaattaaaacaaaacaaatgattTCTTTGAACTTACAATATCCTTAATACATGTATTTCTAGTAATACTGTCGCGAAGGGACTTTTATTTGGGTTTAATTTTGGCTTAGCTTCGTTAATCAATCACGGTACTTTTCGGTCTGGCAGCCTTGCTACAAATGCAAATCAGCTGTTTCGTTCATCGGACTTTGATGACGTTTTGCGTTGATGCAATTTTCTTTATACACAATCATTGCTACtgttttcacaaataaaattaagtaattatttaaaaacttagaaaatggCTTCGAGCGGTGCTGAAGTGGAAACAGATAATGACGCTGCCATTAGACCGTCTGGTgggaataaaattcattttacaaAAGACGTAAAGTCTGCAATTGATAAGGTATGTTTAACACCTggcataataataatcaattgaGCCATTAATATGCATTTTACAATGCAGGTATTAAAAACTGACGACCCCATGGACTCGCCAGACTTCAACACTGTCGATTACATTAATCAACTCTTTCCGAACGAACAATCTTTGGTGAGCATTGATGAGACTATTCAGCGCATGCAATGCGAGGTGTCACTAATTGATGATAATATCCGCGCTGTGGTACGTGGACAGACAAATACGGGTCAAGATGGACAAATGGCCCTAACGGAAGCGCGAAAGGTTATATCAGcattgtatgtgcatattatAGATGTGAAAACGCGTGCCGAGAAAACGGAGGAAATGGTAAAGGAGATTACACGCGATATCAAGCAATTGGACTGCGCAAAACGAAATCTCACTTCGGCAATAACTACACTAAACCATCTCCATATGCTAGTAGGCGGAAttgaaagtttaaataaattgatTGAAAAGCGTTTATATGGTGAGATACTTAATCCATTACAAGCAATTACCGAAGTAAACCAACATTTTAAGCAATattctgacattgaagaaataaaggtaaaaataaacaaaaacttatttaaatattttatgataatATGTTCTATATTATGTTCTATATTAGAATCTCTCCCAAAATGTCGATAAGATCCAAGTAACATTGGCCAAACAAATTACGGACGATTTTAAAGATGCCTTTTCGCCCAAATCAAGTTCGGCAGCAAATGCTGGAAACAAGCAACGTTTGGGTTTAAATCAGTTGACAGACGCATGTAAAGTGATTTCTGTGTTAGATCCGAAGGTCAAAA harbors:
- the LOC129247928 gene encoding probable DNA replication complex GINS protein PSF2 isoform X1, with the translated sequence MEPSVIEFIGEKSTIGIVPNFSFDPLHLISGSVGPFRAGLPVHVPLWLGIHLRKQQKCRIVPPEWMDMELLEEIKEAEKKSKFFTKMPSEHYMVEAQLIMSTAPDDVPRCEELRTIIKDIFDIRESKLRTSIDAFIKGEGTYAKLDNLTLLEIHTVRPILPHSLDHIARYQRTAMATQRDTSSLGLSNSMNTIILSRRDFYLGLILA
- the LOC129247928 gene encoding probable DNA replication complex GINS protein PSF2 isoform X2, producing MEPSVIEFIGEKSTIGIVPNFSFDPLHLISGSVGPFRAGLPVHVPLWLGIHLRKQQKCRIVPPEWMDMELLEEIKEAEKKSKFFTKMPSEHYMVEAQLIMSTAPDDVPRCEELRTIIKDIFDIRESKLRTSIDAFIKGEGTYAKLDNLTLLEIHTVRPILPHSLDHIARYQRTAMATQRDTSSLGLSNSMNTSNFMQ